A genome region from Blautia coccoides includes the following:
- a CDS encoding ABC transporter ATP-binding protein — protein sequence MEHILNLEQVKKYYGGNSGNITKAVDGISMYVDKGEFVAIMGASGSGKTTLLNCISTIDTVTSGHITVNNQDITKIKDKDFADFRRENLGFIFQDFNLLDTLTIEENISLSLVINKQNPAEIEKRVHTIADKLGIREILSKFPYEVSGGQKQRCACARALINEPKLILADEPTGALDSKSSRLLLETMSDINKKMQATILMVTHDPFSASFCERILFLKDGKIFNEIFRGEKSRKDFFNEILDILTLLGGEVGNVR from the coding sequence ATGGAACACATTTTGAATTTAGAACAAGTAAAAAAATACTACGGGGGTAACTCTGGAAATATCACAAAGGCAGTAGACGGTATTTCTATGTATGTGGATAAGGGCGAATTTGTCGCAATCATGGGAGCTAGTGGCTCTGGAAAGACTACCCTATTAAACTGTATTTCTACGATTGATACCGTAACCAGCGGACACATTACAGTTAATAATCAAGATATTACCAAAATCAAGGATAAAGATTTTGCTGATTTCAGACGTGAAAATCTAGGGTTCATTTTTCAAGACTTTAACCTTTTAGATACCTTGACGATTGAGGAAAACATTTCTTTGTCATTGGTTATCAACAAACAGAACCCTGCCGAGATTGAGAAACGGGTTCATACTATCGCCGACAAATTAGGTATTCGAGAAATTTTATCAAAATTTCCTTATGAAGTTTCGGGTGGACAAAAACAGCGTTGTGCTTGTGCGAGGGCTTTAATCAATGAACCAAAACTGATTTTAGCTGATGAACCGACGGGAGCTTTGGACTCAAAATCTTCCAGATTGTTACTAGAAACAATGTCTGACATCAACAAGAAAATGCAGGCTACTATTTTAATGGTAACACATGACCCGTTTAGTGCGTCTTTCTGTGAACGTATTCTGTTCTTGAAAGACGGTAAGATATTCAATGAGATTTTCAGAGGGGAAAAAAGCAGAAAAGATTTCTTCAATGAAATACTGGATATATTAACCTTGCTCGGAGGTGAAGTGGGAAATGTTAGGTAA
- a CDS encoding helix-turn-helix transcriptional regulator, whose translation MIKNRIKEFRAKYDMKQDDLAKAVGVRRETIGNLEKGRYNPSLVLAWNIAKTFHVTIEEVFTVIDD comes from the coding sequence ATGATTAAAAACCGTATTAAAGAATTTAGGGCAAAATATGATATGAAACAAGACGATTTAGCGAAAGCAGTCGGTGTTCGACGGGAAACGATTGGCAACCTTGAAAAAGGACGATACAATCCCTCTCTTGTATTAGCTTGGAATATTGCAAAGACATTTCATGTAACGATTGAAGAAGTTTTTACAGTAATAGACGATTGA